In Parasegetibacter sp. NRK P23, a single genomic region encodes these proteins:
- a CDS encoding agmatine/peptidylarginine deiminase, giving the protein MTPKELGYYFPAEFAPHTATWLSWPHKEASWPGKIDAIYPYYAQFIAKLAESELVRINVSDAKMEAFALSYIEKAGADLSKVSFYHFPTNDAWCRDHGPAFLINPHAEHKKAIVDWGYNAWGGKYPPFDLDDVIPTKIAEHFNLPVFHPDIVMEGGSVEFNGAGTILTSTACLLNPNRNPHLNQEQVETYLRDYYGAEQILWVDEGIVGDDTDGHIDDTIRFVNEDTVLTVVETDQNDENYALLQHNLSQLKKMRLLNGKQLNIIELPMPEAVVYDDQRLPASYANFYIANKSVIVPTYSSKMDDKALQLIQEAFPSREVVGIDSTEIIWGLGSFHCLSQQEPEV; this is encoded by the coding sequence ATGACCCCGAAAGAACTTGGCTACTATTTCCCCGCCGAATTCGCCCCGCACACCGCCACCTGGCTCAGCTGGCCCCACAAAGAAGCCTCCTGGCCCGGAAAGATAGACGCGATCTACCCTTACTACGCGCAGTTTATCGCCAAACTGGCCGAAAGTGAACTGGTGCGCATCAACGTGAGCGATGCGAAAATGGAAGCCTTCGCCCTGTCGTATATCGAAAAAGCAGGTGCCGATCTTTCAAAGGTTTCGTTTTACCATTTCCCCACCAACGATGCCTGGTGCAGGGACCACGGCCCCGCCTTCCTGATCAATCCCCATGCGGAACATAAAAAAGCGATCGTGGATTGGGGATACAATGCCTGGGGTGGAAAATATCCGCCATTCGACCTTGACGATGTAATCCCCACGAAAATAGCTGAGCATTTCAACCTGCCCGTTTTCCATCCCGATATAGTGATGGAAGGTGGTTCAGTGGAATTCAACGGGGCAGGAACAATCCTCACCTCCACGGCCTGTTTGCTGAATCCTAACAGGAACCCGCACCTGAACCAGGAACAGGTGGAAACTTACCTCCGCGATTATTATGGCGCAGAACAAATTCTCTGGGTGGACGAAGGAATCGTGGGCGATGATACCGATGGCCATATTGACGATACCATCCGTTTTGTGAATGAAGATACCGTGCTTACCGTAGTGGAAACAGATCAAAACGATGAGAACTACGCGTTGCTGCAGCACAACCTGAGTCAACTCAAAAAAATGCGTCTGCTGAACGGCAAGCAACTGAACATCATTGAATTACCGATGCCCGAAGCGGTGGTGTACGATGACCAGCGTCTACCTGCTTCCTATGCCAATTTTTATATCGCGAACAAGTCGGTGATCGTTCCCACCTACAGCAGCAAGATGGACGATAAAGCATTGCAGCTCATCCAGGAAGCATTTCCTTCACGAGAAGTGGTGGGCATTGATTCCACCGAGATCATCTGGGGATTGGGAAGTTTTCATTGTCTGAGCCAGCAGGAACCGGAGGTGTAA
- a CDS encoding isoaspartyl peptidase/L-asparaginase family protein — translation MRILLLLLFAFPTIAFAQTASSPRYVLVIHGGAGTILKSSMTPEAEAAYHAALKAALAAGETILKNGGNALDAVEAAVRVMEDNPLFNAGKGAVFTNDGRNELDAAIMDGKTLSAGSVAGVTTIKNPITAARAVMEQSPHVMLTGKGAETFAAEKKLEIVAPSYFYTESRWKGLQRLKKEDSLKTTLDHNEKQEAAVLQPGNRDHKYGTVGAVALDLHGNLAAATSTGGMTNKKYGRVGDAPIIGAGTYANNTTCAISCTGWGEYFIRLVMAKSISDMMEYGKMPLSNAANEMIHHKLPQLGGDGGLIAVDKNGNIAMPFNTAGMYRGYVKDGKVVTEIYK, via the coding sequence ATGAGAATACTGCTATTGCTACTATTCGCTTTCCCTACTATCGCTTTTGCCCAAACAGCCTCTTCTCCCCGTTATGTGTTGGTGATCCATGGTGGCGCCGGCACCATCCTGAAAAGTTCAATGACGCCGGAGGCGGAAGCCGCGTACCATGCCGCATTGAAAGCAGCTTTGGCCGCGGGTGAAACCATTCTGAAAAACGGCGGCAACGCATTGGATGCCGTGGAAGCCGCGGTGCGGGTGATGGAAGATAATCCCCTTTTCAATGCGGGTAAAGGAGCGGTATTCACCAACGATGGCCGCAACGAACTGGATGCCGCCATCATGGATGGGAAAACATTATCGGCAGGTTCAGTGGCTGGCGTTACCACCATTAAGAACCCGATCACAGCGGCACGCGCGGTAATGGAACAAAGCCCCCATGTAATGCTCACGGGAAAAGGGGCGGAAACATTTGCCGCGGAAAAGAAACTGGAAATTGTGGCTCCGTCTTATTTCTATACTGAATCCCGCTGGAAAGGATTACAGCGATTGAAAAAGGAAGATTCACTCAAAACTACACTCGATCACAACGAAAAGCAGGAGGCAGCTGTACTTCAACCCGGCAACCGCGACCATAAATATGGAACGGTAGGTGCCGTTGCCCTGGACCTTCACGGTAACCTGGCCGCGGCAACTTCCACAGGGGGCATGACCAACAAAAAATACGGCAGGGTAGGCGATGCACCCATCATCGGAGCCGGCACTTACGCCAACAATACCACCTGCGCCATCAGTTGCACCGGCTGGGGCGAATACTTTATCCGCCTGGTGATGGCTAAATCAATCAGTGATATGATGGAGTATGGAAAGATGCCACTTTCCAATGCCGCCAATGAAATGATCCATCACAAACTGCCCCAACTCGGCGGCGATGGCGGGCTGATCGCCGTGGATAAGAATGGTAATATTGCCATGCCTTTTAATACCGCCGGGATGTACAGAGGATATGTGAAGGATGGGAAGGTGGTGACGGAGATTTACAAGTAG
- a CDS encoding BamA/TamA family outer membrane protein: MTRILYYIPFLLLLASCSNLKKLPAGDKLYTGATLKFTDDPKGKKLLRTELEGLIRPVPNRKILGMRIPLSLYNLAKPPKGKGLNYLLREKWGEPPVLLSKLRAGYTAAVLRNHLQNNGFFNATTLFETIETEKTARAVYTVHAGEAYHINKVVLPEDSSMVASIIRTYRNESVLKPGERFSLDKIKEERDRIDLALKEEGFFYFNPEYLLVEVDSSLKGKVDLYVTVKPETPGLARQPYHIKEVTIYPNYSLEKDSLIQEDKVRPYKEFSLVDDDSLFRPIVFDRSVFLKQDSIYRRSSHNITLRRLVSLGSFKFIRAAFERVPGQPLLNATLFLTPYPKRTIQLELNGNSKSNNFIGSEVSLRMINRNLMRGAEKLDISLGGGFENQVGGGATQLSTRSLTLNGEVGLSFPRFISPFRIINPRTPFVPNTRMAVGYEILKRTGLYTLKAVRGNYGYNWKQNNFWEHIFLPLNFNYVLPSNITPEFEAILSQDLALRQSFEKQFIIGSTYTLRFSNQAETKRWNTSFADFNIDLSGNALGLLTKERNASGQKQLLGNPFSQYVRFTADLRNYWKLSEGATWANRFLLGYGFSYGNSEVMPFVKQYFIGGSNSIRAFRARTLGPGSYHSTSSQLLASEAGDVKLEMSTELRAKLFSVVNGAIFADAGNIWFRKENAQKPGSGLEDWTKEIAVGAGAGLRFDASILVVRFDLAFPLRKPWYPEGNRWVLDEISFGDKQWRKENMVLNIAIGYPF, translated from the coding sequence ATGACAAGGATCTTATACTACATACCATTCCTATTACTACTCGCCTCGTGCAGCAACCTGAAAAAGCTGCCCGCAGGTGATAAATTATACACAGGCGCCACCCTGAAATTCACCGATGATCCCAAGGGAAAAAAACTGTTGAGAACGGAATTAGAGGGCCTGATCCGGCCCGTACCCAACCGGAAAATACTGGGTATGCGCATCCCACTCAGTTTGTACAACCTGGCAAAGCCCCCGAAAGGAAAGGGACTGAACTACCTGCTCCGCGAAAAATGGGGAGAGCCACCGGTGCTGTTGAGCAAACTGCGGGCGGGCTATACCGCTGCGGTGCTCAGGAACCACTTGCAGAACAATGGCTTCTTCAATGCCACCACACTTTTTGAGACCATAGAAACTGAAAAAACCGCCAGAGCCGTTTATACCGTTCATGCCGGAGAAGCGTATCACATCAACAAAGTTGTACTTCCTGAAGACAGTTCCATGGTGGCTTCCATCATCCGGACCTATAGAAACGAGTCCGTATTAAAACCTGGGGAGCGGTTCAGTCTGGATAAAATAAAGGAGGAGCGCGACCGCATTGACCTGGCCCTGAAAGAAGAAGGATTCTTCTACTTTAACCCGGAATACCTGTTGGTGGAAGTAGATTCTTCTTTAAAAGGAAAAGTGGACCTCTATGTTACCGTTAAGCCTGAAACACCGGGTCTTGCGCGCCAGCCCTACCACATCAAAGAAGTGACCATTTACCCGAATTATTCGCTGGAGAAAGACTCGCTTATCCAGGAAGACAAAGTTCGTCCATACAAGGAATTCAGTCTGGTAGATGACGACAGCCTTTTCCGCCCCATCGTATTCGACCGGTCCGTGTTCCTCAAGCAGGACTCCATTTACCGGCGCTCTTCCCATAACATCACGTTGCGGCGCCTGGTTAGTTTAGGCAGTTTCAAATTCATCCGGGCAGCTTTTGAACGGGTACCAGGTCAGCCCTTGCTGAACGCTACACTTTTCCTGACGCCCTACCCCAAAAGAACGATCCAACTGGAACTGAACGGCAACAGTAAATCAAATAACTTCATTGGTTCGGAAGTATCGCTGCGCATGATCAACCGCAACCTGATGCGCGGGGCGGAGAAGTTGGACATCAGTCTGGGCGGCGGTTTCGAGAACCAGGTTGGCGGCGGTGCCACACAATTATCGACGAGATCACTTACACTGAACGGTGAAGTGGGACTCAGTTTTCCGCGCTTCATATCCCCTTTCAGAATCATCAACCCCAGAACGCCGTTCGTACCCAACACACGCATGGCGGTAGGTTACGAGATATTGAAAAGAACGGGCCTGTACACCCTGAAAGCTGTTCGCGGAAACTATGGCTACAACTGGAAACAGAACAATTTTTGGGAACATATATTCCTTCCGTTGAACTTCAATTACGTTTTGCCCTCGAATATTACGCCTGAGTTTGAAGCCATTCTTTCCCAGGACCTCGCGCTGCGGCAGTCTTTCGAAAAACAATTCATTATCGGGTCCACCTACACCTTGCGTTTCAGCAACCAGGCCGAGACCAAAAGATGGAACACCAGCTTCGCGGACTTTAATATCGACCTCTCCGGCAACGCGTTGGGCCTGCTCACAAAGGAAAGAAACGCATCAGGCCAGAAACAACTGCTGGGCAATCCGTTCTCTCAATATGTCCGGTTCACCGCAGACCTCCGCAATTACTGGAAACTGAGTGAAGGCGCCACCTGGGCCAACAGGTTCTTACTTGGCTACGGCTTTTCATATGGCAACTCGGAAGTAATGCCATTCGTAAAGCAATACTTTATCGGGGGAAGCAACAGCATCCGGGCTTTCAGGGCAAGAACACTGGGACCGGGCAGCTACCATTCCACCAGCAGCCAATTGCTCGCAAGCGAAGCCGGCGATGTGAAGCTGGAAATGAGTACTGAACTACGGGCCAAACTATTCAGCGTAGTGAACGGCGCCATTTTCGCCGATGCCGGCAACATCTGGTTCCGAAAAGAGAACGCGCAAAAACCCGGCAGCGGCCTGGAGGACTGGACCAAAGAGATAGCCGTTGGCGCCGGTGCAGGTCTCCGGTTCGATGCCTCCATACTGGTAGTACGATTCGACCTGGCTTTCCCCCTGCGCAAACCCTGGTATCCCGAAGGAAACAGGTGGGTACTGGACGAGATCAGTTTTGGCGACAAGCAATGGCGGAAGGAAAACATGGTGCTGAACATAGCGATCGGGTATCCGTTTTAA
- a CDS encoding translocation/assembly module TamB domain-containing protein, whose translation MEKTKRPIYRRILRGLAWLFGIVVVLLVLLTLILQTPWAQGKIKNIAVSYLEKTLKTNIEIGSIRINWLYNLELSGIRVDDQQQKTLLYIGELEASYRLLDLLSNQLTIHSVEVDSLYANAYRPVNTDQFNFSFIIDAFSDSSAAPADTSSAGSAMRFDIGKLTLNKLNLTFNDAFGGQYYMLKGNSIKTKIRSLDLEKQRYDVDYLESLGLNGVVKFSASRDTTVVEAVATQGSSPLPEVSIGKISLKQTTFIFDDGPGGIKTQTYAGLLRIDRSNLKLDDNRLMVKQVLLHDHHTGVVMGPSAEPQAPVASVDADTSAPFRFYVEQLSLARNQFSYNDNNTPAAPAGIDFAHLLLSDLNTSIEKISYNGEEYTASIRNMTAGERSGLQLKALEGDIVYGDKGISWKNGRLQTNRNQINADLYAKYDSIGQFTSHPQLVSIAAAVSNTSIVLDDMLYFSPELGKNEYVRPLLGKTFKLNTTLKGKLNNLDIPSLTLNEGKTSLNASAKVTGLPDAEKMKIDLRLKQFSSTREGLLSWLPKDLLPDNIQLPETFSLSGTYNGTLSNMRTDLQLKTSSGNISIKGKLENITDQRNARYDMAVSTNTLDLGYLLKNPALGKTTVQVTAKGKGLDPNTANAVFQGNIASLEANGYTYSKMKLNGSLQNKLLKTALDSEDPNLQTKLTLEYSLDSTRPSLKSNIEAFFVDLKKLGFTREELTLKGKIDADLASADPDHPEGDITIHEVQFGRNGELYPLDSIRIEATRFADSQRIRVNAPFLQLDLSGKYGLTQLATQTGDMIQRYLSDRPDTIPFPQNPQQARLSGVISYPKIAATFVPEWKSMTPMPFNGFINTADATLNFETATRQIRYGNFIFDSLRIDLEGNKDSMNYFAGIRRLISSDFPLFKTQVSGGISQNTISWAVSTDDREEKERYRLAGSLQSAGTRKILQLQPGILLNGANWNVNPENQVVFEDGGLAGGALELSHQGQSITVTTGAGGKPVEMRFNNFPIEALTAIIEKDTTLAEGYLNGSVIVPELKPFSFNADIRIDSLKGLGYPVGQLTAQLNSKEAGIYNVNANLGSNGNNVDIDGWYNANDSGSMNLDVKLSPINIRSLQPVMTSFLDSMRGFINGNISVKGTPSKPIIRGNLNTRNASLVYKAYNTYVNMPNESIIFDEQGILLNEFVLADSARNEAVVSGRILTTDYSKFRFNLKLDASNFRAVNERSSPDQWIYGPAAIDAALTVKGDLDLPVIEGQVKVRDESKLTVIIKEEDPGLEDRKGIIAFVNRNAPLDSTLIRNQVKKDSLEEDKVTGIQLSVNTEITPTSSLTIVLDEMNGDFLQVNGTASLNTTIDPSGKTSMTGRYEVDEGKYQLSLNQLIKRNFDIVKGGTIIWNGAPTEATLDLSAVYRLNTTAYTLIQDVVSNTNTAAVRQRLPFEVYLNIDGEMLQPEISFKLDMPEQERNAFGGVVYTRLKQINQDPSELNKQVMGLLVLNNFIADNPFSSLESSLSGDLASTARRTAGKIVGQQLNNLLGDVIKGVDLNFDLESQDDYSSGNKNTQTDLNISASKNLFNDRTTVTVGSSIGVEGAQNASNLAGDISIEYKLSRDGRYRVKLYRRNNDDVVIQGQFVETGVSFILFMDYNNFREILQRTRQEKIIRRRDEEDDKQ comes from the coding sequence ATGGAAAAGACAAAACGACCAATTTACAGGCGCATACTTCGTGGGCTGGCATGGCTGTTTGGCATAGTGGTCGTGTTACTGGTGTTGCTGACCCTGATCCTGCAAACCCCATGGGCACAGGGAAAAATCAAAAACATCGCGGTAAGTTATCTTGAAAAGACACTCAAGACAAACATTGAAATAGGCTCTATCCGAATCAACTGGTTGTACAACCTGGAATTATCGGGTATAAGAGTGGATGACCAACAGCAGAAAACACTGCTCTACATCGGCGAACTGGAAGCCTCCTACCGCCTGCTGGACCTGTTAAGTAATCAACTGACCATACACAGCGTAGAAGTGGATAGTTTATACGCCAACGCATACAGGCCCGTAAATACCGACCAGTTCAATTTCAGTTTTATTATTGATGCCTTCTCCGATAGCAGCGCCGCTCCGGCTGATACTTCATCGGCGGGAAGTGCCATGCGGTTCGATATCGGGAAACTTACGTTGAACAAACTGAACCTCACGTTCAATGACGCTTTCGGCGGACAATATTATATGCTGAAAGGGAACAGCATAAAAACGAAGATCAGATCCCTGGACCTAGAAAAACAACGCTATGATGTAGATTACTTGGAATCATTGGGATTGAACGGGGTCGTAAAATTCAGCGCTTCCAGAGATACCACCGTTGTTGAAGCGGTTGCCACACAAGGCAGTTCCCCACTTCCCGAAGTAAGCATCGGCAAAATCAGTCTCAAACAAACAACATTTATATTCGACGACGGGCCCGGTGGCATCAAAACACAAACTTACGCCGGGTTACTCCGGATAGACCGGTCCAACCTGAAGCTTGATGATAACCGGTTAATGGTAAAACAAGTATTGCTCCACGACCACCATACCGGCGTGGTAATGGGCCCTTCTGCTGAACCCCAGGCACCAGTCGCCTCCGTAGATGCAGATACCTCCGCGCCATTCCGGTTTTATGTGGAGCAACTCTCCCTGGCCAGGAACCAGTTCAGCTATAACGACAACAATACACCAGCGGCACCCGCGGGTATTGACTTTGCCCATCTTTTGCTGAGCGACCTGAATACCTCCATTGAAAAGATCAGCTATAACGGCGAAGAATATACGGCGTCCATCCGCAATATGACTGCCGGCGAACGCTCCGGCCTGCAATTAAAAGCATTGGAAGGCGATATCGTTTACGGCGATAAAGGCATCTCCTGGAAGAACGGTCGACTGCAGACCAACCGCAACCAGATCAATGCTGATCTCTATGCCAAATATGATTCCATCGGCCAGTTCACCAGCCATCCCCAGCTTGTGTCCATCGCCGCAGCGGTATCGAACACCTCCATCGTTTTGGATGACATGCTTTATTTTTCTCCTGAACTGGGAAAGAATGAATACGTGCGGCCGCTACTGGGCAAAACGTTCAAATTAAATACTACCCTGAAAGGCAAACTGAATAACCTGGATATTCCTTCGCTTACGCTGAACGAAGGGAAAACAAGCCTGAATGCCTCCGCCAAAGTAACCGGCCTTCCCGACGCTGAAAAAATGAAGATCGATCTCCGGCTCAAACAATTTTCGTCCACAAGAGAAGGCTTGCTGAGCTGGCTCCCGAAAGATTTATTGCCCGATAACATTCAGTTGCCTGAAACCTTTTCCCTCAGCGGTACCTACAATGGTACGCTAAGCAATATGCGCACTGATCTTCAACTGAAAACAAGTAGCGGCAATATCTCTATTAAAGGAAAACTGGAAAACATCACCGACCAACGCAATGCACGGTACGATATGGCGGTTTCCACCAACACGCTTGACCTGGGCTATCTCCTGAAAAATCCAGCCCTCGGCAAAACAACGGTGCAGGTTACCGCCAAAGGAAAAGGGTTAGACCCCAATACCGCCAATGCTGTATTTCAGGGTAACATCGCTTCGCTGGAAGCGAACGGCTATACCTATTCGAAAATGAAACTGAATGGTAGTTTACAAAACAAACTACTGAAAACGGCCCTGGATTCAGAAGATCCAAACCTTCAAACCAAATTAACGCTGGAGTACAGCCTTGACAGCACACGTCCCAGTCTTAAATCGAATATTGAAGCGTTTTTTGTTGACCTTAAAAAACTTGGCTTCACCCGGGAAGAACTTACCCTTAAAGGAAAGATAGACGCGGACCTTGCCAGCGCGGACCCCGATCATCCCGAAGGCGATATCACCATCCACGAAGTACAATTCGGCAGGAACGGCGAACTGTACCCGCTCGATAGTATTCGCATTGAGGCAACGCGGTTCGCTGATAGTCAACGCATCCGGGTGAATGCACCCTTTCTTCAGCTGGACCTGTCTGGAAAATATGGTCTTACCCAACTGGCCACACAAACGGGTGATATGATCCAAAGGTACCTCAGCGACAGACCGGATACTATTCCATTCCCACAAAACCCTCAGCAGGCAAGGCTTTCAGGTGTCATCTCTTATCCGAAGATCGCAGCTACCTTTGTTCCGGAATGGAAGTCGATGACGCCCATGCCCTTCAATGGCTTCATCAATACAGCCGATGCCACCCTCAATTTTGAGACCGCTACCAGACAAATACGGTATGGCAACTTCATCTTCGATTCCCTGCGCATTGACCTGGAAGGCAACAAAGACAGCATGAACTACTTTGCGGGTATCAGAAGGTTGATCAGCAGTGATTTCCCTTTGTTCAAAACCCAAGTGAGCGGAGGCATTTCCCAAAATACCATCAGTTGGGCCGTAAGTACAGACGACCGTGAGGAAAAAGAGCGGTACAGGTTAGCCGGTAGTCTGCAATCAGCCGGCACACGTAAAATATTACAATTGCAACCGGGCATTCTACTGAACGGCGCCAACTGGAACGTAAACCCCGAGAACCAGGTTGTATTTGAGGATGGCGGTCTTGCAGGTGGTGCGCTGGAACTGTCGCACCAGGGCCAGTCCATCACCGTAACAACCGGGGCGGGCGGGAAACCCGTTGAAATGCGTTTCAACAACTTCCCCATCGAAGCGCTTACGGCCATTATCGAAAAGGATACCACACTGGCAGAAGGTTACCTGAACGGAAGCGTCATTGTACCCGAACTGAAACCCTTCTCTTTTAACGCCGATATCCGGATCGATAGCCTGAAAGGATTGGGTTACCCCGTAGGTCAGTTGACCGCGCAGCTCAACAGCAAAGAAGCAGGTATTTACAATGTAAACGCGAACCTGGGCAGCAACGGAAACAATGTGGACATCGACGGATGGTACAACGCGAACGACAGCGGCAGCATGAACCTGGACGTAAAGCTATCCCCCATCAATATACGCAGCTTGCAACCCGTAATGACCAGCTTCCTGGATTCAATGAGGGGATTTATTAATGGGAATATCAGCGTAAAAGGAACGCCCTCCAAACCAATCATCAGGGGCAACCTGAACACACGTAACGCAAGCCTGGTATATAAGGCATACAACACATACGTGAACATGCCGAACGAAAGCATCATCTTCGATGAGCAGGGCATCCTCCTGAATGAATTCGTGCTGGCCGACAGCGCCCGTAACGAAGCTGTGGTCTCCGGAAGAATCCTCACCACGGATTACAGTAAGTTCCGTTTCAACCTGAAACTGGATGCCAGCAATTTCAGGGCGGTGAACGAACGCAGTAGCCCCGACCAATGGATTTACGGACCCGCCGCCATAGATGCCGCCCTCACCGTGAAAGGCGACCTGGATCTGCCCGTAATTGAAGGACAGGTGAAAGTAAGGGACGAGTCCAAACTTACCGTTATCATTAAAGAAGAAGACCCCGGGCTGGAAGACCGGAAAGGCATTATCGCTTTTGTAAACAGAAACGCGCCATTGGATTCCACCCTCATCCGCAACCAGGTAAAAAAAGACTCTTTGGAAGAGGATAAAGTTACGGGGATACAACTCAGTGTAAACACCGAAATCACCCCGACCTCTTCCCTCACCATCGTGCTGGATGAAATGAACGGGGACTTCCTCCAGGTGAATGGTACCGCCAGTCTCAACACCACCATCGACCCCAGCGGGAAAACAAGTATGACGGGCAGGTATGAAGTGGATGAAGGCAAATACCAGCTTTCCCTAAACCAACTCATCAAAAGGAATTTCGATATCGTGAAAGGTGGTACCATCATCTGGAACGGCGCCCCTACCGAAGCCACTTTGGACCTGAGCGCGGTGTACCGCCTGAACACCACTGCCTACACGCTGATCCAGGATGTGGTAAGCAATACCAACACCGCCGCGGTTCGCCAAAGACTTCCCTTTGAAGTGTACCTTAATATAGATGGAGAAATGCTCCAGCCGGAAATCTCCTTTAAACTTGATATGCCGGAGCAGGAACGGAACGCGTTCGGAGGAGTGGTGTATACCAGACTGAAACAAATTAACCAGGATCCTTCGGAACTGAACAAACAGGTGATGGGATTGCTGGTGCTGAACAACTTCATCGCAGACAACCCCTTCTCCAGCCTGGAAAGCAGTCTTTCAGGCGACCTCGCCTCCACGGCCCGGCGTACCGCGGGTAAGATCGTGGGCCAGCAACTCAACAACCTGCTGGGCGACGTTATTAAAGGCGTGGACCTGAATTTCGACCTGGAATCGCAGGACGATTATTCCAGCGGCAACAAGAATACACAAACCGATCTGAACATCAGCGCGTCCAAAAACCTGTTCAATGACCGCACCACCGTAACTGTTGGCAGCAGCATTGGCGTGGAAGGCGCACAAAATGCCAGTAACCTGGCGGGAGATATTTCCATTGAATACAAACTGTCGAGAGACGGCCGCTACCGGGTGAAACTTTACCGCCGTAACAACGATGATGTGGTGATACAGGGACAGTTCGTGGAAACCGGCGTCAGCTTTATCCTGTTTATGGACTACAATAACTTCAGGGAAATTCTCCAGCGCACACGGCAGGAAAAGATCATCCGGAGAAGAGACGAGGAGGACGACAAACAATAA
- a CDS encoding carbon-nitrogen hydrolase, giving the protein MSKVKVGLVQMSCVADKQANLEKAMQKVREAAQQGAQIVCLQELFTSLYFCDVEDYDNFKLAEPIPGPSTDALQKLAGELGVVIIASLFEKRAQGLYHNTTAVLDADGSYLGKYRKMHIPDDPAYYEKFYFTPGDLGYKVFNTKFAKIGVLICWDQWYPEASRITALMGAEILFYPTAIGWATSQDEATNVEQYNAWQTIQRSHAVANGVHVVSVNRTGLEQDGAMKFWGGSFVANPFGSVLYQASHEAEEIKVMELDLEKTDRYRTHWPFLRDRRIDSYQPITKRLIDED; this is encoded by the coding sequence ATGAGTAAAGTTAAAGTAGGTCTGGTGCAGATGAGTTGTGTAGCAGACAAGCAGGCCAATCTTGAAAAAGCCATGCAGAAAGTACGTGAAGCCGCTCAACAGGGTGCGCAGATCGTTTGCCTGCAGGAACTTTTCACCTCGCTGTATTTCTGCGACGTGGAAGATTACGACAACTTCAAACTGGCGGAACCCATTCCCGGACCGTCCACTGATGCGTTGCAAAAACTCGCGGGAGAACTGGGTGTGGTCATCATCGCCTCGCTCTTTGAGAAACGTGCGCAGGGACTTTACCATAATACCACCGCCGTGCTGGATGCCGATGGCAGCTACCTGGGTAAATACAGGAAGATGCACATCCCGGATGATCCTGCTTATTACGAGAAGTTCTACTTTACACCCGGCGACCTGGGTTATAAAGTATTCAATACCAAATTCGCCAAGATTGGCGTGCTGATCTGCTGGGACCAATGGTACCCGGAAGCCTCCCGCATTACGGCACTCATGGGTGCCGAGATCCTCTTCTACCCCACCGCCATTGGCTGGGCCACTTCGCAGGATGAAGCCACCAATGTGGAGCAGTACAATGCCTGGCAAACCATTCAACGCAGTCACGCCGTGGCCAACGGTGTACACGTGGTGAGTGTGAACAGAACCGGTCTGGAGCAGGATGGGGCGATGAAATTCTGGGGCGGCTCCTTCGTGGCCAATCCATTCGGCAGCGTATTGTACCAGGCTTCCCATGAAGCAGAGGAAATAAAAGTGATGGAACTGGACCTGGAAAAAACCGACCGGTACCGCACCCACTGGCCCTTCCTCCGCGACCGCCGCATCGACTCCTACCAGCCCATCACCAAAAGGCTGATAGATGAAGATTAA